From a single Planctellipticum variicoloris genomic region:
- the prmC gene encoding peptide chain release factor N(5)-glutamine methyltransferase gives MMSDPEPRSAEGSAPAAGAAAQPAWTVRKVLEWTTQHLQKHGSETPRLDAEVLLAHARKCRRIGLYTDYDQPLSDAVRAQMRELVQRRANAEPVAYLVGHREFFSLDFAVTADVLIPRPDTETLVLEVISLVKGKAGARVLDLCTGSGCIAISVAKNCPATKVTATDLSAAALTIARKNVETHQVGDRVELLPGDLFAAVPAGATFDVIASNPPYIPTAEIETLAGDVRRHEPRLALDGGGDGLDLLRRILAEGPRHLVPGGWLLVEFSPEQSERLCELARGVSEYDEVRVQNDLAGQARVLLARRK, from the coding sequence ATGATGTCTGATCCGGAGCCTCGATCTGCGGAAGGGAGCGCGCCGGCTGCTGGAGCGGCCGCTCAGCCGGCCTGGACCGTGCGGAAGGTGCTGGAATGGACGACGCAGCACCTGCAGAAGCATGGGAGCGAGACGCCCCGGCTGGACGCCGAAGTGCTGCTGGCTCACGCCCGCAAGTGCCGGCGGATCGGGCTGTATACGGACTACGATCAGCCGCTGTCGGATGCGGTGCGGGCGCAGATGCGGGAGCTGGTGCAGCGGCGGGCAAATGCGGAGCCGGTCGCCTACCTCGTCGGACACCGCGAGTTCTTCAGCCTCGACTTCGCGGTGACTGCGGACGTGCTGATTCCGCGGCCGGACACGGAGACGCTGGTGCTGGAGGTCATTTCCCTGGTGAAAGGGAAAGCGGGGGCGCGGGTGCTCGATCTCTGCACGGGATCGGGATGCATCGCGATTTCGGTCGCGAAGAACTGCCCTGCCACGAAAGTGACCGCCACGGACCTCAGCGCCGCCGCCCTGACGATCGCCCGGAAAAACGTCGAGACCCATCAGGTCGGCGACCGGGTCGAGCTGCTGCCGGGGGATCTGTTTGCCGCAGTGCCGGCTGGTGCGACGTTCGACGTGATTGCGAGCAATCCTCCCTACATTCCCACGGCGGAGATTGAGACGCTGGCGGGCGACGTCCGGCGGCACGAGCCGCGGCTGGCGCTGGATGGGGGAGGCGACGGCCTCGACCTGCTCCGGCGGATCCTGGCGGAGGGGCCGCGGCATCTGGTTCCGGGGGGCTGGCTGCTGGTGGAGTTTTCGCCGGAACAGTCCGAGCGGCTGTGCGAGCTGGCGCGGGGCGTGTCGGAATACGACGAGGTGCGCGTGCAGAACGATCTGGCCGGCCAGGCGCGGGTGCTGCTGGCGCGGCGGAAATGA
- a CDS encoding GspE/PulE family protein: MGYAIQLRTVSLPAYVLLAGMLLLALTAPAGAQPPPTPAGVATPAAPPAPVVGGTSAGRFPAPPTGFFRGNSFANPTLTGFYFGWFRLIYLVGLFFLWVWTCRWIDEDAHGLKVRPMFWNTIALFGGTAGFVLALCMPAFPVAFLVMTTAYALPMGLYVYERNQRVPDSGKVLTPRHLKSVGLRLLGRLGIKFGTREVREAIGGPPIRLIGKSGKGAGEVDRSKQVESSGGYLAARELIYDAILRRTTDIHLEPKEDEIAVRLRVDGVMYPAEPFDRSTGDAIINIFKVLGAMDITERRKPQDGSFRAETEGRQIDFRVATQGVQFGEKMSLRILDQGSSVKTLPMLGLRKQLMEQVAEIVHQPHGMFLSCGPTGAGKSTTLYAALQEIDALESNIITIEDPVEYKMANVTQIEINTKAGQTFAGSLRSVLRQDPDVLLVGEIRDAETAKIACQASTTGHMVFSTLHANDTVTALFRLIDLGVEPFLLASSLSAILGQRLVRKLCEDCREPYRPDVELLHTLGLPAEKVDKFYRPPKSGNACPTCSGMGYFGRMGVFELLVMTDRLRDMIRETPNLAAIKAEARKNGMLYMIEEGLRLVVKGTTSLEELRRVAK; encoded by the coding sequence ATGGGGTACGCAATCCAATTGCGCACGGTTTCCCTGCCAGCTTACGTGCTACTGGCGGGGATGCTGTTGTTGGCGCTCACGGCCCCGGCCGGGGCGCAGCCGCCACCCACTCCGGCGGGGGTTGCAACTCCGGCGGCGCCCCCTGCGCCGGTCGTGGGGGGGACGTCTGCGGGGAGGTTCCCGGCTCCGCCGACGGGGTTCTTTCGCGGCAACTCTTTTGCGAACCCGACGCTGACGGGCTTTTACTTCGGCTGGTTCCGGCTGATTTATCTGGTGGGGCTGTTCTTCCTGTGGGTCTGGACCTGCCGATGGATCGATGAAGACGCGCACGGGCTGAAGGTCCGGCCGATGTTCTGGAACACGATCGCGTTGTTCGGCGGCACGGCGGGATTCGTGTTGGCGCTGTGCATGCCGGCGTTTCCGGTGGCGTTTCTGGTCATGACGACGGCGTACGCGCTGCCGATGGGTCTGTATGTCTATGAGCGCAACCAGCGCGTGCCCGATTCGGGCAAGGTGCTGACTCCCCGGCATTTGAAATCCGTCGGACTGCGGCTGCTGGGTCGCCTGGGGATCAAGTTCGGCACGCGGGAAGTGCGCGAGGCGATCGGGGGGCCGCCGATCCGGCTGATCGGCAAGTCGGGAAAGGGGGCCGGCGAGGTCGACCGCAGCAAGCAGGTCGAGTCGTCGGGAGGGTATCTGGCGGCCCGGGAACTGATTTACGACGCGATCTTGCGACGGACGACGGATATCCATCTGGAGCCGAAGGAAGACGAAATCGCCGTCCGACTGCGCGTCGATGGCGTGATGTATCCGGCGGAGCCGTTCGATCGCTCGACGGGCGATGCGATCATCAACATCTTCAAGGTGTTGGGGGCGATGGACATTACGGAGCGTCGGAAGCCGCAGGACGGGAGTTTCCGGGCAGAGACCGAGGGGCGGCAGATCGACTTCCGCGTGGCGACGCAGGGGGTGCAGTTCGGCGAGAAGATGAGTCTGCGTATTCTGGACCAGGGGAGTTCGGTCAAAACGCTGCCGATGCTGGGCTTGCGCAAGCAGCTCATGGAGCAGGTGGCGGAAATCGTCCATCAGCCGCACGGGATGTTTTTGAGCTGCGGTCCGACGGGGGCCGGCAAATCGACGACGCTGTATGCGGCGCTCCAGGAGATCGACGCGCTCGAAAGCAACATTATTACGATCGAGGATCCGGTCGAATACAAGATGGCGAACGTCACGCAGATCGAAATCAACACCAAGGCGGGACAGACGTTCGCCGGTTCGCTGCGGAGCGTGCTGCGGCAGGATCCCGACGTGCTGCTGGTGGGCGAAATCCGGGATGCGGAAACGGCGAAGATCGCGTGTCAGGCTTCGACGACGGGGCACATGGTCTTCTCGACGCTGCACGCCAACGATACGGTAACGGCGCTGTTCCGGCTGATCGATCTGGGGGTCGAGCCGTTTCTGCTGGCCAGTTCACTGTCGGCAATTCTGGGGCAGCGGCTGGTGCGGAAGCTGTGCGAAGACTGCCGGGAGCCTTACCGGCCCGACGTCGAACTGCTGCACACGCTCGGTCTCCCCGCGGAGAAGGTCGACAAGTTCTACCGTCCGCCGAAGTCGGGCAACGCCTGTCCGACGTGCAGCGGCATGGGTTATTTCGGTCGAATGGGTGTGTTCGAGCTGCTGGTGATGACGGACCGGCTGCGGGACATGATTCGCGAGACGCCCAATCTGGCGGCGATCAAGGCGGAGGCTCGCAAGAACGGCATGCTGTATATGATCGAAGAGGGTCTGCGGCTGGTGGTCAAGGGGACGACGTCGCTGGAAGAGCTGCGACGCGTCGCCAAGTAG
- a CDS encoding CvpA family protein, producing MIDLLMLVVIGLVTWCVASEGVWGAALVFLCTLLSGLLAMNFFEPLAVVLQSVLPQDYRNHADSIALVGLFAGFVFALRMSTERIAPIFITLPDMAESIGRWAFAAATGLLTAAILLTAVHTAVIPREYLGFKAEGPTFFGLNLDRRWLGFTQYVSEKSLANFRFVNEKNELIPHMFDGPYFAVGDPGNPYPNKVWPSFPIRYAARRDQIAGGGIAPVAPAPIFRPVAPTGGSGSPGGGQASPGF from the coding sequence ATGATCGATCTGCTGATGCTGGTGGTGATCGGACTGGTGACGTGGTGCGTCGCCAGCGAAGGAGTGTGGGGGGCGGCGCTGGTCTTCCTCTGCACGCTGCTGTCGGGGCTGCTGGCGATGAACTTTTTTGAGCCGCTGGCGGTGGTGCTGCAGTCGGTTCTGCCGCAGGACTATCGGAACCACGCCGATTCGATCGCACTGGTTGGTCTGTTTGCCGGGTTCGTGTTTGCGCTGCGAATGTCGACCGAGCGGATTGCCCCGATTTTCATCACGCTGCCGGATATGGCGGAATCGATCGGGCGGTGGGCGTTCGCCGCCGCAACGGGCCTGCTGACGGCGGCGATCCTGCTGACCGCAGTGCACACCGCGGTCATTCCCCGCGAGTATCTGGGGTTCAAGGCGGAGGGGCCGACGTTTTTCGGACTGAACCTCGATCGACGGTGGCTGGGATTCACGCAGTACGTCTCGGAAAAGTCGCTGGCGAATTTTCGATTCGTCAACGAGAAGAACGAGCTGATTCCGCACATGTTTGACGGCCCGTATTTCGCCGTCGGCGATCCCGGCAACCCGTATCCCAATAAAGTCTGGCCGTCGTTCCCCATCCGGTATGCCGCGCGGCGGGATCAGATTGCCGGTGGTGGAATTGCTCCGGTTGCACCGGCGCCGATCTTCCGGCCGGTGGCGCCGACCGGGGGGAGCGGCAGTCCGGGTGGGGGACAGGCGTCTCCCGGATTCTGA
- a CDS encoding inorganic diphosphatase, which translates to MTHAWHDVTPGEKLPIEFTAVIEIPRGSSVKYELDKETGLLRLDRMLHSAVYYPANYGFIPQTLAEDDDPLDVLVLCQEPVDPLTLVEARAIGLMTMIDSGKKDHKVLAIATHDPEFNPFYEASELPPHRLSMIRRFFQDYKILEGKSVEVDDLTSAKTAFPVILESLERYSTSRRRGFR; encoded by the coding sequence ATGACTCATGCCTGGCACGACGTGACCCCCGGTGAAAAGCTGCCGATCGAGTTCACGGCGGTCATCGAGATTCCCCGGGGTTCCAGCGTCAAGTACGAGCTCGACAAGGAAACGGGGCTGCTCCGGCTGGACCGCATGCTGCACTCCGCCGTTTACTATCCCGCCAATTACGGCTTTATTCCGCAGACCCTCGCCGAAGACGACGACCCGCTGGACGTGCTGGTCCTCTGCCAGGAGCCGGTCGATCCCTTGACGCTCGTCGAAGCCCGCGCGATCGGCCTGATGACGATGATCGACTCCGGCAAGAAGGATCACAAAGTCCTGGCCATCGCCACGCACGATCCCGAGTTCAATCCGTTCTATGAAGCGTCCGAGCTGCCGCCGCACCGGCTGTCGATGATTCGCCGGTTCTTCCAGGACTACAAGATACTGGAAGGGAAGTCTGTGGAAGTCGACGACCTGACGTCTGCAAAAACCGCCTTTCCGGTGATCCTCGAATCCCTCGAACGCTACAGCACCTCCCGCCGCCGCGGCTTCCGCTAG
- the hisC gene encoding histidinol-phosphate transaminase produces MSLFRPDIDRIAGYVPGEQPQEAGWIKLNTNENPYPPSPRVVAAITAAAHGRLNLYPDPLAKAFRRAAGEVFGVDPDWILPANGSDENLTIITRSFADGPDLIAYPYPSYILYETLADLQGARHERILLQPDWSWDPTTTRGVVERSKLIFVPNPNSPSGNRWTDAEIEALVPPAGVLVLDEAYGDFADNPHRAEILRGSAGRQIIVTRTFSKSYSLAGIRFGFAIAHPDLIAGMRKVKDSYNCDSIALAAATAAIEDQAWMEANVERIRATRTRMFAGLQSLGFAPVPSQTNFVWCSHPTGRHKEIYEGLKARKILVRYMAFPDVAWAADGRLDGLRITVGTDAEIDALLTALGEITRTMKSA; encoded by the coding sequence ATGAGCCTCTTTCGACCTGATATCGATCGGATTGCCGGGTATGTGCCTGGCGAGCAGCCGCAGGAAGCGGGCTGGATCAAGCTCAATACCAATGAGAACCCCTACCCGCCCTCGCCGCGGGTTGTGGCGGCGATCACCGCCGCGGCGCACGGTCGGCTGAACCTGTATCCCGATCCGTTGGCGAAGGCGTTTCGCAGGGCGGCGGGGGAGGTGTTTGGCGTCGATCCCGACTGGATTCTGCCAGCCAACGGGAGCGACGAGAACCTGACGATAATCACCCGATCGTTCGCCGATGGTCCGGATCTGATCGCCTATCCGTACCCGAGCTACATTCTCTACGAAACGCTCGCCGATCTGCAGGGGGCCCGGCACGAACGGATTCTGCTCCAGCCCGACTGGTCGTGGGATCCGACGACGACGCGCGGCGTGGTTGAGCGGTCCAAGCTGATCTTCGTGCCAAATCCCAATTCCCCGTCCGGGAATCGCTGGACCGACGCCGAGATCGAAGCCCTCGTTCCGCCGGCGGGCGTGCTGGTGCTCGACGAAGCCTACGGAGACTTTGCCGACAACCCGCACCGCGCCGAGATTCTGCGCGGTTCTGCCGGGCGGCAGATCATTGTCACCCGGACTTTCAGCAAGTCGTACAGCCTGGCGGGGATTCGGTTTGGATTCGCCATCGCGCACCCGGATCTGATCGCCGGGATGCGGAAGGTGAAAGACAGCTACAACTGCGATTCGATCGCGCTCGCGGCGGCGACGGCGGCGATTGAGGATCAGGCGTGGATGGAGGCCAACGTCGAGCGGATTCGCGCCACGCGAACGAGGATGTTTGCAGGACTGCAGTCGCTCGGTTTTGCGCCGGTTCCCAGCCAGACCAACTTCGTATGGTGCAGCCATCCGACCGGACGGCACAAGGAGATCTACGAGGGGCTGAAGGCCCGGAAGATCCTGGTCCGGTACATGGCGTTCCCCGATGTCGCCTGGGCCGCAGATGGACGGCTCGACGGACTGCGAATCACGGTCGGCACCGACGCAGAAATCGACGCGCTGCTGACAGCTCTCGGCGAGATCACCCGGACGATGAAATCGGCGTGA
- a CDS encoding alkaline phosphatase family protein has translation MLRIALACLGLCFAADGKPVKKVLFIGIDGCRSDALAAAKTPNIDGLIADGIYFADTDIVCPRPTKADTISGPGWSNQLTGVWPDKHGVLDNSFKGSNYDKFPHFFTRLKQVRPDAKTVSLTTWEPIKSKIVSGADDGRHFGGEKPGDYLGGDRQATDALLDVLKTQDPDAVVLYLGNVDETGHKYGFHPKVPQYVAAIEEVDTQIGRVLSGLKARKTYAEEDWLAIVCTDHGGLGTGHGGGHDKPEIRRVFLIVSGASALRGRSEEPTSQVDIVPTALTHLGIPIDPAWELDGHAVGLKD, from the coding sequence ATGCTTCGCATCGCGCTCGCCTGCCTGGGACTTTGCTTCGCGGCCGACGGCAAGCCGGTCAAGAAGGTGCTGTTTATCGGAATCGACGGCTGTCGGTCCGATGCGCTGGCGGCGGCGAAAACGCCGAATATCGACGGCCTGATTGCGGACGGGATTTACTTTGCCGACACCGATATCGTCTGTCCGCGTCCGACGAAGGCCGACACGATCAGCGGCCCCGGATGGTCGAACCAGCTCACCGGTGTCTGGCCGGACAAGCACGGCGTCCTCGACAACTCGTTCAAAGGCTCGAACTACGACAAGTTCCCGCACTTCTTCACTCGCCTCAAGCAGGTCCGCCCCGACGCAAAGACCGTCTCGCTGACCACCTGGGAGCCGATCAAGTCGAAGATCGTTTCGGGCGCCGACGACGGGCGGCACTTTGGCGGAGAGAAGCCGGGCGACTACCTCGGCGGAGATCGGCAGGCGACCGATGCTCTGCTGGATGTGCTGAAGACACAGGATCCGGACGCCGTAGTGCTCTATCTGGGCAACGTCGACGAGACCGGCCACAAGTACGGGTTCCATCCGAAAGTGCCGCAGTATGTGGCGGCGATCGAAGAAGTTGACACGCAGATCGGCCGAGTCCTCAGCGGGTTGAAGGCCCGCAAAACGTACGCTGAAGAAGACTGGCTGGCCATCGTCTGCACGGATCACGGCGGACTGGGGACGGGCCACGGCGGCGGACACGACAAGCCGGAAATCCGCCGGGTCTTTCTGATCGTCAGTGGTGCGTCGGCGCTGCGGGGGAGATCGGAGGAGCCGACGAGCCAGGTTGACATCGTGCCCACGGCACTGACGCATCTCGGAATTCCGATCGACCCGGCGTGGGAACTGGATGGCCACGCGGTGGGGTTGAAGGACTGA
- a CDS encoding translation initiation factor, which yields MGLLAGTAWDRPPQCERCGQLESACQCPPAAAPSSLVPPEKQTARLSVERRKKGKVVTVIRGLAPEANDLPALLTRLKNACGAGGAIEDDGLEIQGDQLDRLRKLLAEFGYKVRG from the coding sequence ATGGGACTGCTGGCAGGAACCGCGTGGGATCGACCGCCGCAGTGCGAGCGCTGCGGCCAGTTGGAAAGTGCATGCCAGTGTCCGCCCGCAGCGGCCCCGAGCTCCCTCGTTCCGCCCGAAAAACAGACCGCACGTCTGTCCGTCGAACGCCGCAAAAAGGGGAAAGTCGTCACGGTGATCCGCGGACTCGCTCCCGAAGCCAACGATCTCCCCGCTCTGCTCACCCGACTCAAAAACGCCTGCGGCGCCGGCGGCGCGATCGAAGACGACGGCCTCGAAATTCAGGGAGATCAGCTCGACCGCCTGCGGAAACTGCTCGCGGAATTCGGCTACAAGGTCCGCGGCTAA
- a CDS encoding DUF1559 domain-containing protein has translation MPSQRRNGFTLIELLVVIAIIAVLIGLLLPAVQQARDAARRTQCRDHLKQMGLALHNYHDAHGTLPPGYVYRPDNSYSPAANGSGFSWGAMVLPFLEQAPLYGQFNFSVAVFAAVNETPREVRLPVFLCPNDSVSHERMIEMGPAPERYAMGSFVANFGPPDLDDDQEQRLGMFSRNSRTRFGDVTDGLSNTLLCGERENGPFRRAGSHGVHFEYETTWCCAVRQWDEPEDDHGHMVLFQTGNVPNDPRSDDRDVSAPHVGYANFLMGDGSVRGLSENMDFRLYQSLSTRAGGEVLGEF, from the coding sequence ATGCCCTCGCAACGTCGAAACGGTTTCACGCTGATTGAACTGCTCGTGGTGATTGCGATCATCGCCGTCCTGATCGGGCTGCTGCTGCCTGCGGTGCAGCAGGCCCGCGATGCCGCCCGCCGGACACAGTGCCGGGATCATCTGAAGCAGATGGGGTTGGCGCTGCACAACTATCACGACGCGCACGGAACGCTTCCGCCCGGTTACGTGTATCGCCCGGACAACAGCTACTCGCCGGCGGCTAACGGTTCGGGGTTCAGTTGGGGTGCGATGGTGCTGCCGTTTCTCGAACAGGCGCCGCTGTACGGCCAGTTCAATTTCAGTGTTGCGGTGTTTGCGGCGGTCAACGAGACGCCGCGCGAGGTCCGGCTGCCGGTGTTTCTCTGTCCGAACGACAGCGTCTCGCACGAGCGGATGATTGAAATGGGGCCCGCGCCCGAGCGCTACGCGATGGGAAGTTTCGTGGCGAATTTCGGTCCGCCGGATCTCGACGACGATCAGGAACAGCGGCTGGGGATGTTCAGCCGGAACAGCAGGACGCGGTTCGGCGACGTGACGGACGGGCTGAGCAATACGCTGTTGTGCGGCGAACGCGAAAACGGCCCGTTCCGCCGGGCCGGCAGCCACGGCGTGCACTTCGAATACGAAACGACCTGGTGCTGCGCGGTCCGCCAGTGGGACGAACCGGAAGACGACCACGGGCACATGGTATTGTTCCAGACCGGCAACGTCCCCAACGACCCGCGAAGCGACGATCGGGATGTGTCGGCGCCGCATGTGGGGTACGCGAACTTTCTGATGGGGGACGGTTCGGTTCGCGGGTTGAGCGAGAACATGGACTTCCGGCTGTACCAGTCACTGAGTACGCGCGCGGGCGGCGAAGTGCTCGGAGAGTTTTAG
- the truD gene encoding tRNA pseudouridine(13) synthase TruD, producing METAPQLPDLVDWPRLTAALPGISGQLKATPEDFVVEELPAYEPSGTGEHLFLWIEKRDVAAEQLTRHVARSLGISPRDIGVAGLKDRFAVTRQYLSVPARCAELIPELETDRIHVLKAVQHGNKLRTGHLRGNRFSLLVRDVEPGDAERAQAIAAELSRVGFPNYYGEQRFGRDRETLQLGLDLLTGRQTPRDIPFSRRRFLLKFALSAAQSQLFNAVLAERIRDGLLQTVLLGDVMEVVESGGKFVVEDVAVEQPRCDAGEIVPTGPMFGPKMKAPTGLPADRETRVLQEHGLTPEQFGGFSQLLSGTRRALTIRPADLRIAGEPEGLRFEFTLPSGVYATTLLREFLRNAPAGAASNPDEAAENEAAEDSE from the coding sequence ATGGAAACCGCCCCCCAGCTCCCCGATCTCGTTGACTGGCCCCGCCTGACCGCCGCCCTGCCCGGCATCTCCGGCCAGCTCAAAGCCACGCCGGAAGACTTCGTCGTCGAAGAACTCCCCGCCTACGAACCCTCCGGAACCGGCGAACACCTCTTCCTCTGGATCGAAAAACGGGACGTCGCCGCGGAACAGCTCACACGGCATGTGGCCCGCAGCCTGGGGATCTCGCCCCGGGACATCGGCGTCGCCGGCCTCAAAGACCGGTTCGCCGTCACCCGGCAGTACCTGTCGGTCCCCGCCCGCTGCGCCGAACTCATCCCCGAACTGGAGACCGACCGGATCCACGTTCTCAAAGCCGTCCAGCACGGCAACAAGCTCCGCACCGGGCATCTCCGCGGCAACCGGTTTTCGCTGCTGGTGAGGGATGTCGAACCGGGTGACGCCGAGCGGGCCCAGGCCATCGCCGCCGAACTGTCACGCGTCGGCTTTCCCAACTACTACGGCGAGCAGCGCTTCGGGCGCGATCGCGAAACGCTGCAGCTTGGGCTCGACCTCCTGACCGGCCGGCAGACGCCGCGCGACATTCCGTTCTCGCGACGCCGGTTCCTGCTGAAATTCGCCCTCTCGGCGGCGCAGTCGCAGCTCTTCAACGCAGTCCTCGCCGAACGCATTCGCGACGGACTGCTGCAGACGGTCCTCCTCGGCGACGTGATGGAAGTCGTCGAATCGGGCGGGAAGTTCGTCGTCGAGGATGTGGCCGTGGAACAGCCGCGCTGCGACGCCGGCGAGATCGTCCCCACCGGCCCGATGTTCGGCCCGAAGATGAAGGCCCCCACCGGCCTCCCGGCCGATCGCGAGACCCGCGTCCTGCAGGAGCATGGTTTGACGCCGGAGCAGTTTGGCGGGTTCAGCCAGTTGCTCTCCGGCACCCGCCGGGCGCTGACCATCCGGCCGGCGGATCTGCGGATTGCCGGGGAACCGGAGGGACTGCGATTCGAGTTTACGTTGCCGTCGGGCGTGTATGCGACCACGCTGTTGCGCGAGTTCCTCCGCAACGCCCCCGCTGGCGCGGCTTCAAACCCCGACGAGGCGGCTGAGAACGAGGCTGCCGAAGACTCCGAATAA
- a CDS encoding SDR family NAD(P)-dependent oxidoreductase encodes MALADAFRLDGKKLFITGGSRGLGREMALAIADAGADVVLVGRDAASLEATAADIRKLGRTAHSMLGDIGSPEDCERVCQAALAEHGPFDILINNVGGRRINVPLHEQTLDEWRQILDLNLTSTFLCLKHIGGAMLARGQGGRVINIASISGMVINRGIGGRSYETSKAAVIHLTKAAAADWAPHGITVNAICPGGFMTEPNQRWQRLDPTIIEKSLAQIPAGKFGEPEDLGPLAVYLSSDASRYMTGAAIVIDGGYTVW; translated from the coding sequence ATGGCACTCGCCGATGCGTTTCGACTGGATGGAAAGAAACTGTTCATCACCGGCGGGAGCCGGGGGCTGGGGCGCGAGATGGCGCTGGCCATTGCGGACGCGGGCGCCGATGTCGTCCTGGTCGGTCGCGACGCGGCCAGCCTGGAAGCGACGGCGGCCGACATCCGGAAGCTGGGGCGGACGGCGCACAGTATGCTCGGCGACATCGGCTCGCCCGAGGATTGCGAGCGGGTCTGCCAGGCGGCGCTCGCCGAGCATGGACCATTCGACATTCTGATCAACAACGTCGGGGGCCGGCGGATCAACGTGCCGCTGCACGAGCAGACGCTCGACGAGTGGCGGCAGATCCTCGACCTCAACCTGACGAGCACGTTTTTGTGTCTGAAGCACATCGGCGGCGCCATGCTGGCCCGCGGCCAGGGCGGCCGGGTGATCAACATCGCCTCAATCTCAGGGATGGTGATCAACCGCGGCATCGGCGGGCGGAGCTACGAGACCTCCAAGGCCGCAGTGATCCACCTGACGAAGGCGGCGGCGGCCGACTGGGCGCCTCACGGGATCACGGTCAACGCGATCTGCCCGGGGGGCTTCATGACCGAACCGAACCAGCGCTGGCAGCGTCTGGATCCGACGATCATCGAAAAGTCGCTGGCGCAGATCCCGGCGGGGAAGTTCGGGGAACCGGAGGATCTGGGTCCGCTGGCGGTCTACCTGTCGAGCGACGCGTCCCGGTACATGACGGGTGCGGCGATCGTGATCGACGGGGGCTATACGGTCTGGTAA
- a CDS encoding AAA family ATPase, with amino-acid sequence MLLRDLTIENFRSFDKYQLNGLARVNLLVGDNNCGKTSVLEAACLLLAEGRPLAVARLLHERGESRAVRRELSPTDSSDDRELNGSAYVEHLAVPMKSLFGAHNLARPGQVRLSAGIDRDITLSLGTVESLSSAGVFPHQNLLVDEGREAYVAESRPDGEVHQSISMLQAGGWLVSSNWLDAANRTTLLNRSDELPVGFLSARGMRPIAMRRGWNLLVERNRERFVEQTLQIILPELSRVFFLTEEGTQSNSRLGVLLEVDGIRTPLGWYGEGVGRLLGFGIAIGSTAGGFLAIDEIDTGLHYSKLGEMWRMVIKAAQELDVQVFATTHSLDCLNGLQDAIAADPDLAEHVAVHRIERAIKKAVSLSGEEFARAMLRESEIR; translated from the coding sequence GTGTTACTCCGCGATCTGACGATTGAGAACTTCCGCAGTTTCGACAAGTACCAGCTCAACGGCCTGGCGCGGGTCAATCTGCTGGTGGGGGACAACAACTGCGGGAAGACGAGCGTGCTGGAGGCGGCTTGTCTGCTATTGGCAGAAGGCAGGCCCTTGGCTGTGGCAAGGCTACTTCATGAGAGAGGCGAGTCGCGAGCAGTTCGGCGCGAGTTGTCGCCAACAGACTCGTCCGACGATCGCGAACTCAACGGAAGCGCGTATGTTGAGCACCTTGCCGTGCCAATGAAAAGCCTCTTTGGCGCTCACAACTTAGCTCGGCCAGGGCAAGTTCGACTTTCGGCGGGGATTGATCGTGACATCACGCTTAGTCTTGGAACGGTCGAATCGCTCTCAAGCGCAGGAGTATTCCCTCATCAGAACCTGCTTGTCGACGAGGGTCGAGAGGCATATGTCGCCGAGTCTAGACCAGATGGTGAGGTTCACCAATCTATCTCGATGCTTCAAGCTGGCGGATGGCTGGTATCAAGCAACTGGTTGGATGCGGCGAATCGAACAACTCTTCTGAACAGATCAGACGAATTGCCGGTCGGCTTCCTGTCAGCGCGTGGAATGCGACCGATTGCCATGCGCAGAGGCTGGAATCTCCTTGTTGAGCGGAATCGAGAACGGTTCGTTGAGCAGACGCTGCAAATCATTCTTCCTGAGTTAAGTCGGGTATTCTTCCTGACGGAAGAGGGAACGCAGAGCAACAGTCGACTTGGCGTCCTGCTCGAAGTGGACGGCATACGAACCCCATTAGGTTGGTACGGCGAAGGAGTTGGCCGACTGCTGGGATTCGGGATTGCGATTGGTTCGACTGCCGGCGGTTTTCTAGCGATCGACGAAATCGACACTGGCCTCCACTATTCCAAACTTGGAGAAATGTGGCGCATGGTTATCAAGGCCGCTCAGGAACTCGACGTGCAGGTCTTTGCGACGACGCACAGTCTGGATTGCCTGAATGGTCTGCAGGATGCCATCGCGGCCGATCCGGACTTGGCGGAGCACGTGGCCGTCCATCGCATCGAGCGGGCGATCAAGAAGGCGGTAAGCTTGAGCGGCGAAGAGTTCGCTCGTGCCATGCTGCGTGAATCGGAGATCCGCTGA